From Topomyia yanbarensis strain Yona2022 chromosome 1, ASM3024719v1, whole genome shotgun sequence, one genomic window encodes:
- the LOC131679862 gene encoding uncharacterized protein LOC131679862 produces the protein MAGQKFFHGLTEAMINRASDRPDRQKSSFYWPDEYQEDPQEAYKTSSRRQSTASSTPSKGCASPASELDTGEVIKQQRHRGNVRSNIQFSDDCDSSFSQLERDRQTEKLRIAAFLREQCDDVSEAAKTRRQNTLKSNFHFYDFDDTPDGKSAQSPPPKPTNGYQRSAPTPDPEDPLRSSPLPNGNGGTTRRQQYSPASSEYHYSARYTGSYEDFEDDRSFKSNDFNYGNFSPPGTPSGGEVPEYKRNSQRHLRSSINFHNGAAMADDEASAERKPVTVRDSATGRVGVGLPNL, from the coding sequence ATGGCCGGGCAAAAATTTTTCCACGGCCTCACAGAGGCAATGATAAATCGGGCCTCGGACCGACCCGACAGGCAGAAATCTAGCTTTTATTGGCCAGATGAGTACCAGGAGGATCCACAAGAAGCATACAAAACCAGTAGCCGAAGACAATCAACTGCATCTTCGACACCCAGCAAGGGATGTGCTAGTCCTGCCAGTGAATTGGACACAGGTGAAGTTATAAAGCAGCAGCGACATCGAGGCAATGTCCGATCGAACATTCAATTCAGCGACGATTGTGATTCCTCGTTTTCCCAGTTAGAACGCGATAGACAAACTGAAAAGTTAAGAATAGCAGCATTCCTCCGTGAGCAATGTGACGACGTCAGTGAGGCAGCAAAAACACGCCGTCAGAACACGTTAAAGtccaattttcatttttacgattttgatgaTACGCCGGATGGGAAATCTGCTCAAAGCCCCCCACCCAAACCAACGAACGGTTACCAACGATCAGCACCAACTCCAGATCCCGAAGATCCGTTAAGATCCAGCCCGTTACCCAACGGCAATGGAGGCACAACTCGAAGACAGCAGTACTCGCCGGCTTCTTCCGAGTACCACTATTCAGCTCGTTACACCGGAAGCTATGAGGACTTTGAGGACGATCGAAGCTTCAAATCAAATGACTTCAACTATGGCAACTTTAGCCCGCCAGGAACCCCATCGGGAGGCGAGGTTCCGGAATACAAGCGAAATTCACAGCGCCATCTGCGGTCCAGCATTAATTTCCACAATGGAGCAGCGATGGCCGATGACGAGGCCAGTGCCGAGCGGAAACCAGTAACCGTGCGCGATTCTGCAACGGGGCGCGTAGGAGTGGGATTACCAAATTTGTAA